The following are from one region of the Gadus chalcogrammus isolate NIFS_2021 chromosome 19, NIFS_Gcha_1.0, whole genome shotgun sequence genome:
- the LOC130372306 gene encoding zinc finger protein 697-like, with amino-acid sequence MDKPVRTRGPASATLPLASLRLLASPLQLAYSYIWQVIERRNVRRYDKVEEFVTMVTQTVPELMSAKQTAQLLLGLRARIILELVRAATPDCLAIQTLINKLKIPAAIIIRDVDVEKSQTNFMVLVQILLKSAAERHRFFQEVFPVQYGTKYDTALQALIAGMVYKLEQLLPVPNLSKLGTMIPSQPSVLEECGHFIPDHGDLRVLLRHQKQKGFLTTSAISSTVGDCVLSSLSFLPCPLESVLPEEPPAPGPPAGNEPEVEVEATPDPTDGGPASDKDPNPVSEGPVAAAVESTGGGGGALESLSAVHNVPLPPQEARTTPEEEEEEAGAETRGASPSSPLPSRHRDGEDTEAAAPPEAPATAAHETVAARLPPPPPERPASLRGFHTPSRPAAAAEGDAQQRLQIQRVTLHQWVSQMASNSLSLPPLPPLSPPRAGPGGGGTSGGGGGHSGARKDRRRRAKSPVERFTCDTCGKRFAYQSKLTEHRRIHTGEKPFACVTCGKGFRTQAFLNTHLPIHSAARPYNCGHCGRCFHRMPSLKKHMLTHSERKPFHCGVCNKGFTQSTYFKRHMECHASRSSFPCGECAKAFPTEFKLANHRRWHARDRPHMCERCGKRFLVPSLLKRHMGYHVGERQYLCAQCGKTFVYLSDLKRHQKDHGPKTKLPCHVCHKKFSSKYCLRIHMRIHTREKPYACPVCDKAFTQIGNLKVHVRLHNDERPFSCEQCGKSYKLMSHLKAHKRTHLFKKPWTCAACGKGFSLPGLLKKHEELHARDAAGIPGTRPHRSKAPSHKKRYEEEEEEDGGGAGEGY; translated from the exons ATGGATAAACCAGTCAGGACTCGAG GTCCGGCCTCCGCCACCCTCCCCCTGGCGTCCCTGCGCCTGCTGGCCTCCCCTCTGCAGCTGGCCTACTCCTACATCTGGCAGGTCATCGAGAGGAGGAACGTCAGGCGCTACGACAAGGTGGAGGAGTTCGTCACCATGGTGACGCAGACGGTCCCGGAGCTCATGAGCGCCAAGCAGACGGCCCAGCTGCTCCTGGGCCTGAGGGCGCGG ATCATTTTGGAGTTGGTCAGAGCGGCGACGCCAGACTGCTTGGCCATCCAGACTCTCATCAACAAGCTGAAGATCCCAGCTGCAATAATAATA AGGGATGTCGACGTGGAGAAGTCTCAGACTAACTTCATGGTCCTGGTCCAGATTCTGCTCAAAAGCGCCGCTGAGAGACATCGCTTCTTCCAG GAGGTGTTTCCCGTTCAGTATGGGACCAAGTACGACACTGCGCTGCAGGCTCTTATCGCAGGAATGGTGTACAAACTGGAGCAGCTGCTGCCTGTGCCCAACCTCTCAAAG CTGGGCACCATGATCCCCAGCCAGCCCTCTGTCCTGGAGGAGTGCGGCCACTTCATCCCCGACCACGGAGACCTGAGGGTCCTGCTGAGACACCAGAAGCAGAAGGGCTTCCTAACCACCAGTG CCATCTCCTCCACGGTGGGCGACTGCGTGCTCTCCTCCCTGTCCTTCCTCCCGTGCCCCCTGGAGTCCGTACTGCCGGAGGAGCCCCCGGCCCCAGGACCCCCCGCCGGCAACGAGccagaggtggaggtagaggcgACCCCCGACCCAACGGACGGCGGGCCTGCGTCGGACAAGGACCCCAACCCCGTCTCCGAGGGTCCCGTCGCGGCGGCCGTCGAGTCCacgggcggcgggggcggggccctggaGAGCCTCTCCGCCGTGCACaacgtccctctccctccacaggAAGCGCGCACGActccggaggaggaggaggaggaggcgggcgcAGAGACGCGCGGTGCCTCGCCGTCCAGCCCTCTGCCCTCACGCCACCGCGACGGAGAAGACACGGAGGCCGCGGCGCCGCCTGAAGCCCCCGCCACTGCCGCCCACGAGACAGTCGCAGCTcggctgccccctccccccccggagAGGCCGGCCTCCCTCCGGGGGTTCCACACGCCCTCCAgacccgccgccgccgcggagGGCGACGCCCAGCAGCGGCTGCAGATCCAGCGCGTCACGCTGCACCAGTGGGTCTCCCAGATGGCCTCCAACAGCCTCTCGCTGCCCCCCCTGccgcccctcagcccccccaggGCGGGCCCCGGCGGGGGCGGGactagcggcggcggcggcgggcactCGGGCGCCCGGAAGGACCGGCGGCGGCGCGCCAAGTCGCCCGTGGAGCGCTTCACCTGCGACACGTGCGGCAAGCGCTTCGCCTACCAGTCGAAGCTGACGGAGCACCGGCGCATCCACACGGGCGAGAAGCCCTTCGCCTGCGTCACCTGCGGCAAGGGCTTCCGCACGCAGGCCTTCCTCAACACGCACCTGCCCATCCACAGTGCGGCGCGGCCCTACAACTGCGGCCACTGCGGCCGCTGCTTCCACCGCATGCCCAGCCTGAAGAAGCACATGCTGACGCACAGCGAGCGCAAGCCCTTCCACTGCGGCGTGTGCAACAAGGGCTTCACGCAGTCCACCTACTTCAAGCGCCACATGGAGTGCCACGCCAGCCGCAGCAGCTTCCCGTGCGGCGAGTGCGCCAAGGCCTTCCCCACCGAGTTCAAGCTGGCCAACCACCGGCGGTGGCACGCGCGCGACCGGCCGCACATGTGCGAGCGCTGCGGCAAGCGCTTCCTGGTGCCCAGCCTGCTGAAGCGCCACATGGGCTACCACGTGGGCGAGCGGCAGTACCTCTGCGCGCAGTGCGGCAAGACGTTCGTGTACCTGTCGGACCTGAAGCGCCACCAGAAGGACCACGGGCCCAAGACCAAGCTGCCGTGCCACGTGTGCCACAAGAAGTTCTCCAGCAAGTACTGCCTGCGCATCCACATGCGCATCCACACGCGGGAGAAGCCGTACGCGTGCCCCGTGTGCGACAAGGCCTTCACGCAGATCGGCAACCTCAAGGTGCACGTGCGGCTGCACAACGACGAGAGGCCCTTCAGCTGCGAGCAGTGCGGCAAGAGCTACAAGCTGATGTCGCACCTCAAGGCGCACAAGCGCACGCACCTCTTCAAGAAGCCCTGGACGTGCGCCGCCTGCGGGAAGGGCTTCTCTCTGCCGGGCCTGCTGAAGAAGCACGAGGAGCTGCACGCCCGGGACGCGGCGGGGATCCCCGGGACGCGGCCTCACCGTAGCAAGGCGCCGTCGCACAAGAAGCggtacgaggaggaggaggaggaggacgggggcggggccggggaggGTTATTGA